In Mercenaria mercenaria strain notata chromosome 15, MADL_Memer_1, whole genome shotgun sequence, a single genomic region encodes these proteins:
- the LOC123558097 gene encoding IgGFc-binding protein-like isoform X1, with product MKCVLCILLLVAGYRIKTGYAASQQCETSSVGTHFMFGLIGYYERVTSANATIQLHLTPELQVSTHVRVTAPFINMNRTYTVSNYTVILLHGRLIQFENGTQYKGTEVISDLNISLTVFISGVSDIAEGFLALPLSALGTRYIAASYTPTYPYSSEILIAGVENDTDVILSTVIDGKRNTYLTFQLQKFETYQFKVNNDVSGSIVTSSKPVAIFSGSALAHVPAGIGDWQYLVEQMIPTKYWTTRFIVPPIYPRRHFVVKLFTDQDNTEVHYYNSTDHFALNMNKMTSVELLFSTDPVTVLANKPISVIQYGHNGDKMAGDPFMSTTQGITQFKNSYKFVTQKYYSRVGSNTIAITILKNSTGGLLLNGHSMSYWSAKNVSVSPPLDQYTTLFVNAIHNSYFHLYHSDGIKFGAIIYGRPGNLVAYGYPLQLSFTNKDCGKHEVSLTTVATTHAQTTTVTKPVYSNSTFQGGKSILVGLYI from the exons ATGAAGTGCGTACTTTGCATTTTGCTGCTTGTG GCCGGCTATCGCATAAAAACAGGATATGCTGCGTCCCAACAATGTGAAACAT CTTCAGTTGGGACACACTTTATGTTCGGCCTTATTGGTTACTATGAAAGGGTCACGTCAGCTAACGCTACCATTCAACTTCACCTAACACCAGAATTGCAAGTATCGACTCATGTTCGTGTGACGGCACCGTTTATAAACATGAACAGAACATATACTGTTTCAAACTATACCGTTATTCTGCTTCATGGCAGATTGATACAGTTTGAAAATGGAACGCAATATAAAGGGACTGAAGTTATTTCagatttgaatatttctttgacaGTTTTTATTAGTGGTGTAAGTGATATAGCAGAAGGATTCCTGGCGTTACCACTCAGCGCTCTTGGTACTCGATATATTGCTGCTTCTTACACTCCAACTTACCCATACAGTAGTGAAATTCTCATAGCTGGTGTGGAGAATGATACAGACGTTATCCTGTCAACAGTAATTGATGGAAAGAGAAACACTTACCTAACTTTTCAATTACAGAAGTTTGAAACGTATCAATTTAAAGTGAATAATGACGTAAGCGGCAGTATAGTAACATCTAGCAAACCAGTAGCTATTTTCTCAGGATCTGCTTTGGCACATGTTCCTGCTGGAATCGGAGATTGGCAGTATCTAGTCGAGCAAATGATTCCGACAAAATACTGGACTACAAGATTCATAGTTCCACCTATCTATCCAAGAAGACATTTTGTTGTGAAGTTATTTACAGATCAGGATAACACAGAAGTACATTATTACAACAGTACAGATCACTTCGCcttaaacatgaacaaaatgactTCAGTTGAGTTGTTGTTTAGTACAGATCCTGTAACTGTTTTAGCAAACAAACCAATCAGTGTGATACAATACGGACATAATGGAGATAAAATGGCCGGTGATCCCTTCATGTCAACCACACAAGGGATCACTCAGTTTAAGAACTCGTATAAATTcgtaacacaaaaatattattcCAGGGTAGGAAGCAATACTATAGCTATTACAATTCTAAAGAACAGTACCGGCGGACTTCTACTGAATGGACATTCAATGTCTTACTGGAGCGCTAAGAATGTGTCAGTCTCACCGCCATTAGATCAGTATACAACTCTCTTTGTTAATGCCATACACAACAGTTACTTTCATTTATATCACAGCGATGGAATAAAGTTTGGAGCCATAATTTATGGACGCCCCGGTAATCTTGTTGCGTACGGTTACCCTCTACAGCTGTCATTTACCAATAAAG ACTGTGGAAAGCATGAAGTTAGCCTCACAACCGTAGCTACTACGCATGCACAAACAACCACAGTCACCAAGCCTGTGTATTCTAACTCAACATTTCAGGGGGGTAAGTCTATTCTTGTTGGATTATACATATAA
- the LOC128548862 gene encoding uncharacterized protein LOC128548862 yields the protein MDGKRNINRTFQLQKFQAYQFQAKNDIGGSIVTSNKPVAVFSGSVSASVPVGIGDYQYLVEQMTPTNYWTTRFIVQPIYPRRHFVVKLFANQDNTEVHYINSTNHFAVYMNKRTLVELLFSTDPVTVLANKPISVIQYGHDGDNMDGDPFMSTTQGIAQFQNSYKFVTQNYHPRGSNTVAITILKNSTGGLLLNGHNVSYWNAKDVSASPPMDQYITLFVNVSYNSYYHLHHSSGIKFGAVIYGRVSKSAAYGYPLQLSFTDGDCQTTMYTGTTTVTKSVHYNSTIQGATMYTQTTAVTKALYYNSTTQGDKGRWCFRCDGMTHLQYCDWVERCQTEDEVCYVQSYSRSSHGNLYRSGCINPQQCTSGDGNGSCVQCCNDNFCNSKGCGDTGFQQLGQRGPICFDCTHMGEHETCNTVQLCSANQVCMIEKYKWGESDLHNKMGCSDAQACASRRSVRGLAARHSPVCSHCCHTDFCNMNCTFVDTGVPIIG from the exons ATGGATGGAAAGAGGAACATTAACAGAACATTTCAATTACAGAAATTTCAAGCGTATCAATTTCAGGCGAAAAATGACATTGGTGGCAGCATAGTAACATCTAACAAACCAGTAGCTGTTTTCTCAGGATCTGTAAGCGCAAGTGTACCTGTTGGAATAGGAGATTATCAGTATCTAGTCGAGCAAATGACACCAACCAACTACTGGACTACAAGATTCATAGTTCAACCTATCTACCCAAGAAGACATTTTGTTGTCAAATTGTTTGCAAATCAGGATAACACAGAAGTACATTATATCAACAGCACGAATCACTTCGCCGTATACATGAACAAAAGGACTCTGGTGGAGTTGCTGTTTAGTACCGATCCTGTAACCGTTCTAGCAAACAAGCCAATCAGTGTGATACAATACGGACATGATGGTGATAACATGGACGGTGATCCCTTCATGTCGACCACACAAGGAATCGCACAGTTCCAGAATTCTTATAAATTCGTTACACAAAATTATCATCCCAGAGGAAGCAATACTGTAGCCATTACAATTCTAAAGAACAGTACAGGCGGACTTCTACTGAATGGTCACAATGTGTCTTACTGGAATGCTAAGGATGTGTCAGCGTCTCCTCCAATGGATCAATATATTACTCTCTTTGTTAATGTCTCATACAACAGTTACTATCATTTACATCACAGCAGTGGAATAAAGTTTGGGGCTGTCATTTATGGACGCGTTAGTAAATCTGCTGCGTATGGCTATCCTCTTCAGCTGTCATTTACCGATGGAG ACTGTCAAACAACTATGTACACTGGAACAACCACAGTCACGAAATCGGTGCATTATAACTCAACAATACAGGGAGCTACTATGTATACACAAACAACCGCAGTCACCAAAGCCCTGTATTATAACTCAACAACCCAGGGAG ATAAAGGTAGATGGTGTTTCCGCTGCGACGGCATGACACATTTGCAGTATTGCGACTGGGTTGAGAGATGCCAGACAGAGGATGAG GTGTGTTATGTGCAAAGCTACAGCAGAAGCAGTCATGGCAATCTTTACAGATCAGGCTGTATTAACCCACAG CAATGTACGAGCGGTGATGGAAATGGTAGTTGTGTACAATGTTGTAATGACAATTTCTGTAACAGCAAAGGATGTGGTGACACAG GGTTTCAACAACTCGGACAGAGAGGACCTATTTGCTTCGACTGTACTCACATGGGTGAACATGAGACCTGCAACACTGTACAACTCTGTAGTGCCAATCAG GTGTGCATGATTGAAAAGTATAAATGGGGAGAGAGCGACCTCCACAACAAAATGGGGTGTAGCGATGCACAG GCATGCGCAAGCAGACGTTCAGTTCGAGGATTGGCTGCTCGCCATTCACCTGTTTGCTCACACTGTTGTCACACTGATTTTTGCAACATGAACTGTACATTTGTGGATACAGGTGTACCTATAATTG GTTAA
- the LOC123530793 gene encoding uncharacterized protein LOC123530793, translating to MKCLPCILLLVVACHLKIEYAASQNCEASSVGTNFIFDLISFADRVTANNIRLHITPVLQVPAHVRVTAPFINMDSTYTVSNYTVIPLNGTLIQFEYGKQFKGIEVSSDVNISLAVFTADNDDLTEGFLALPISALGTRYTAASYIPLSTFSSEILVVGVENDTDVTLSTVNGWKEEH from the exons ATGAAGTGCCTGCCTTGCATTTTGCTGCTCGTG GTTGCCTGTCACTTAAAAATAGAATATGCTGCGTCCCAAAACTGTGAAGCAT CTTCAGTCGGGACAAACTTCATATTCGACCTCATAAGTTTTGCAGACAGGGTCACAGCAAATAACATTCGCCTTCACATTACACCAGTATTACAAGTACCAGCACATGTCCGCGTCACGGCACCGTTTATAAACATGGACAGTACATACACCGTTTCAAACTATACCGTTATTCCGCTAAATGGGACATTGATACAATTTGAATATGGAAAGCAATTTAAAGGGATCGAAGTTAGTTCAGATGTGAATATTTCTTTGGCCGTATTTACAGCTGATAATGATGATTTAACGGAAGGATTTCTGGCGTTACCTATCAGTGCCCTTGGTACTCGTTATACAGCTGCCTCTTACATTCCACTTAGCACATTCAGCAGTGAGATACTCGTAGTGGGTGTGGAGAATGATACAGATGTCACCCTGTCAACAGTGAATGGATGGAAAGAGGAACATTAA
- the LOC123558097 gene encoding IgGFc-binding protein-like isoform X2 codes for MFGLIGYYERVTSANATIQLHLTPELQVSTHVRVTAPFINMNRTYTVSNYTVILLHGRLIQFENGTQYKGTEVISDLNISLTVFISGVSDIAEGFLALPLSALGTRYIAASYTPTYPYSSEILIAGVENDTDVILSTVIDGKRNTYLTFQLQKFETYQFKVNNDVSGSIVTSSKPVAIFSGSALAHVPAGIGDWQYLVEQMIPTKYWTTRFIVPPIYPRRHFVVKLFTDQDNTEVHYYNSTDHFALNMNKMTSVELLFSTDPVTVLANKPISVIQYGHNGDKMAGDPFMSTTQGITQFKNSYKFVTQKYYSRVGSNTIAITILKNSTGGLLLNGHSMSYWSAKNVSVSPPLDQYTTLFVNAIHNSYFHLYHSDGIKFGAIIYGRPGNLVAYGYPLQLSFTNKDCGKHEVSLTTVATTHAQTTTVTKPVYSNSTFQGGKSILVGLYI; via the exons ATGTTCGGCCTTATTGGTTACTATGAAAGGGTCACGTCAGCTAACGCTACCATTCAACTTCACCTAACACCAGAATTGCAAGTATCGACTCATGTTCGTGTGACGGCACCGTTTATAAACATGAACAGAACATATACTGTTTCAAACTATACCGTTATTCTGCTTCATGGCAGATTGATACAGTTTGAAAATGGAACGCAATATAAAGGGACTGAAGTTATTTCagatttgaatatttctttgacaGTTTTTATTAGTGGTGTAAGTGATATAGCAGAAGGATTCCTGGCGTTACCACTCAGCGCTCTTGGTACTCGATATATTGCTGCTTCTTACACTCCAACTTACCCATACAGTAGTGAAATTCTCATAGCTGGTGTGGAGAATGATACAGACGTTATCCTGTCAACAGTAATTGATGGAAAGAGAAACACTTACCTAACTTTTCAATTACAGAAGTTTGAAACGTATCAATTTAAAGTGAATAATGACGTAAGCGGCAGTATAGTAACATCTAGCAAACCAGTAGCTATTTTCTCAGGATCTGCTTTGGCACATGTTCCTGCTGGAATCGGAGATTGGCAGTATCTAGTCGAGCAAATGATTCCGACAAAATACTGGACTACAAGATTCATAGTTCCACCTATCTATCCAAGAAGACATTTTGTTGTGAAGTTATTTACAGATCAGGATAACACAGAAGTACATTATTACAACAGTACAGATCACTTCGCcttaaacatgaacaaaatgactTCAGTTGAGTTGTTGTTTAGTACAGATCCTGTAACTGTTTTAGCAAACAAACCAATCAGTGTGATACAATACGGACATAATGGAGATAAAATGGCCGGTGATCCCTTCATGTCAACCACACAAGGGATCACTCAGTTTAAGAACTCGTATAAATTcgtaacacaaaaatattattcCAGGGTAGGAAGCAATACTATAGCTATTACAATTCTAAAGAACAGTACCGGCGGACTTCTACTGAATGGACATTCAATGTCTTACTGGAGCGCTAAGAATGTGTCAGTCTCACCGCCATTAGATCAGTATACAACTCTCTTTGTTAATGCCATACACAACAGTTACTTTCATTTATATCACAGCGATGGAATAAAGTTTGGAGCCATAATTTATGGACGCCCCGGTAATCTTGTTGCGTACGGTTACCCTCTACAGCTGTCATTTACCAATAAAG ACTGTGGAAAGCATGAAGTTAGCCTCACAACCGTAGCTACTACGCATGCACAAACAACCACAGTCACCAAGCCTGTGTATTCTAACTCAACATTTCAGGGGGGTAAGTCTATTCTTGTTGGATTATACATATAA